The nucleotide window GGCCTCGGTGCTTGGCTGCCCtcgctccgctccgccccgctccgccccgccgctgcctgccGGCTCTCGCCGCTTCCTCGTGTGCCAGCGGCctccggcggggcgggcggttCCCGCGGCCCCGGATCGTCCCGCTTCCGCCtgctcccccggccccggccccggagGGAAGcgctgcccggccccgggcaCCGGGACGAGCCGGCTCCGCCTGCACCGAGGCGGGGGGAGGCCGGGGAGCAGGACCGGCCCGGAGGTAGGCTggccccttccttcccttcgCCGCCGAGGGAGGGTggaggagccgggggggggaagcggTTCCCGCGGGGCCCGGCAAAGGAGGCGAGGCTGAAGGGCtgcgggcggccggggagaggcagcagcaagcGGGGAGAGGAGCGGGGCGTCGCGGTGAGTCAGCGGGCGGAAGGGCAGCGGCGAGCTGCCGAGGTCCGGCCGGCCCTTCCCGCCTGCCGCCGTTTCACCGAATCGGAGGTTTTCATGAGAGAGCGCCAGCCACTTCCTCAGGTTCGGCGTGAGCTCGTTCATTAGGCAATCAGAGGATTTTTATGAGatagaaaaaagcaatttgaaatTATAAACTTTCCCCAGTTGAGAGCTATTTTGGGGCATTTGCTGGTGCTCCCTTTAAATAGGGAAAGTTTTCCACCAGGCTCAGTCAGTGCCTGCGAGCAGCGGTGTCCCTCCCGGCTGGGCCCTCCGGGCACCCGCTCCTCCGCTCCGACAAGTTCTGCTGTTTAATTTAGCCCCGGTCAGAGGCCTTTGGTGAGTGCAAGGGTTTAGCAGGGCTCAGGGTTTAGATGTGGATGGAGATAAAACGTCCACAATTACATTAGGCAGCCTGAGGGAGCATGCCTGTGGGTTATCAACCCTCCTGGCACCAGCAATTTGAATGGGCTTCCTCTAAGCGCGCTTTATTCCTCGACTGCCCCTGGAACCAGCTGCCTGGAGGAGACAGACACTTGGATTTACCTAAGTACATTATTAGTTCAgcaattatttcaaaacagttgtAGTTAACGTGAAATGAAGGCAAAGAACATGCTCTTTGCTTAATAACAGAGTTGGAATAACGCGTGGAGCACTGGCAGATCTGCAAGCACTGAATGGATGCAAAAATACTTGAGAGCTGTGAGGGAGAGCCTGGGAGCTCTGCAAGCCTTGCGAGgacccccccagctccccacatTGCTATTTCTGAATGTTGCACTGTGTTCTTCTCGCAGGTTCTTCAGGACAGAGATACCCTGGTTCTGAGCTGAGCCCCTGAGCAGCAAAGAGCTATCGCTTGTGCGGTACATGAAGTGCGACCAAGGCGTCACAGAGTACCACAGGGAAACAAACCTCCGCTCCGAGTGCTGTAATATGCTTTTTCCATCCATGCTGTGTCAGTCCATCGTCTGGGCCACCAGCTGATGAGATGGCACAGAGCACCAAGCTCCAGCCAAGCTTTGAGgacatttttagtattttatccCAGATCCCACAAGATAAACTCCTTAGCCTCAAATATAAACTGAAGCACTTGATATCTGGGCCCAGCAGCAAATTACTGCAAGCCATGGTCCTGCTTACTCTGGGGCAAGAAGTGGATGCGAGAATTTGTTTGGATGCCTTGGGAGATAACCGGGCAGCCCAGTATGTCCATCAGACCAAACTGGGTGCCACAGGAGTGCAGGAAGATGGGGAGGATTTGCAGCCTCCCCAGCTGGATGCAGGTGCCATGGCGCTTCTGGCACAGATCTACTCAGTGCTGGCGGAGGAAAAACTGTGCAGTCATGAAGCCGTG belongs to Aquila chrysaetos chrysaetos chromosome 12, bAquChr1.4, whole genome shotgun sequence and includes:
- the TICAM1 gene encoding TIR domain-containing adapter molecule 1 isoform X2 — protein: MWKDTSYLQTVPGARAPLGFSAAGPGHFRGREAAAHSARDVPATDTRVPLRTGHPRAPGRPRCLAALAPLRPAPPRRCLPALAASSCASGLRRGGRFPRPRIVPLPPARPRAPGRAGSACTEAGGGRGAGPARRFFRTEIPWF